TGTCGCCGTCAAGCGCCGTAAGAGTGTCATCCGGAAGAATCACGACCGGTTCGCCAGCCTCAGTCGTAATCGTGCCGTACCCGCCTTTGGAAATGGAGATGTTTCCTATTACAAGGTTGAGCGCCGCCGGTACGCCGAGGCGATTGCTCTTAAGGAGCACCAACCGCCCCGACTCGGTAAGCTTGCGCACCATGGTTCGAAATGCGGAGTAATCGCGCTCAGCAATGTTAAGGGCTTTGGCAAGATCTCGAACCTTCAGCGGCCGTCCCGCCTTATAGGCGAGAAAATCAATAATGAATTGTTCATTTGGTATCATGATTATATATATCGAATTATACGATTGGAAGTCAAGTCGAATCTGTCAGAAAATATGCCATAATGGCAGTATTCGCATAAGATATTTAACAGTAATTGGTTAGGCTTATCAACTGTCTTTCAAAATGAAAAGGCAGGCTAATAGCCTGCCTTCTCTTTATGAGGAAGGGGATAAACTTACATCCGACGGCACGGGAAGTCGCAGTTCATTCTGTGGCCATGCGGCCCGCTTCCATCGCAGCTTCCCCAGCCTCTGCCGTCTTTTTGACCGGCTCGGCCCGGACCGTCACCGCGCCCCATACCGGGTCTCAATTCCTGAAGTTTCTTCAGTTGCTCAGCATTCAGGACTGCGGAAACTCTCTGGCGATGCTGATACTGCATCTTGCGCATCTCGGTTTTTAAGGCTCCTACCTTATCGATGGCGGCAAGGACTTCCTTTTCCGGAGCGTTGGAGATTCTCAGATGACGAAGCTTGACCTGGGCTTTCTCCAATTCAGCCTCCTTGTCGATGCGGAGGATGGCATGCTCCTCATTCATCTTCAGAATCTGCGCTTTCTGGCTCTCGTCCAGACCGATTTCATCAGCCAGGCGAAGCAGCATCCCCGGACGGCCCATATCATCATCATCAAAACATCCTGCGGGACCTCCGCCCGGATGGCCGAGACCTCGTCCTCCTCCCCGTTGACCCGGGTCGGCGGCGACATAGACTGCGCTCAGCAGGAAGGCGATGGCAGTCAGGGTGATCAGGCGTTTCATAGCATTTCTCCTTTCAAATAATGTTAAATCATTTCGCTTAAGGCTCCAGCGGCGGCATATGCTTCATGCGGAAGCCGCGCACGCTCGAAATCAATTCTCTTTCAAAGCGCTCCTCGAAAACGGTGGCTCTGCCCAGTTGCACTGCGGTTAGGATTCCGGCAATATCCTTATGGAACCGGTTTATGCTCTGGTGGCGTTTCTCCCGCAGGTCGTCAATCAGCGCCACCAACTTGCGAATTTCGTTTTCGGACGGGTTCTCGCTCTTAAGTATTTCCGCCAGTTTATCCACTTCCTTCTGGATAGATTCCGCGATCTCCCGGTCCTCTTTGCGGAAAGAGACAAAGCGAGAGATAAACCGGCTGCTCTGCTCCTCGGAGAGCTCGAGAAATTCCATCATTTTCAGCAGCCGCAGATTCTCCAGGTTGCGCGCTCGCTGTTCCGGGTCGCCGCGGCCGGCCCATTCCGGAGGTTGGGCAAAGGAGAGCGACGGCATCATTATCAGAAGGAGCGTCAGCAGAGCGCCGATATGAATGAAAGAGATTCTTTTCATAGTATATCCCCTATCTTGAAATTTTTCCTGATATATTCGAGTTCTTCTGATGATAATTCTCCCAGCAGAATATCGCCGGTATTATATCCGTAACTGCGGGCATAATCGGAAACTACTACCCGCAGGTAAGACTCATCTATGACCGGGTCGTCATCCGTCAACAACGCCGCTTCCTCCGCCATCAGAGATTCAATTGCGGAATCAATATTAGACGCCACTTGCGCCTCCGGTCCGAAACTAAAACCGGGGAACTGCAGACGATTGGCAAAAACAAGAAAAAGCAACAGCGCCATTGCTGCCGCCAGCGCGCTGTAGCGGAGGGCAAGATTATGACCGTTTTGAAGACGCTCCCGGTATTTTGAAATTTTCTCATCAAGCGCCGCCTGAAAGCCAACCGACTCCGAGGGAGTCAGGGAATGAATTTTCGATTTGCGCAGAGTGCTATCAAGCGATTGCAACTGGTCAAGAATACCGGCACAATCGCGGCAATCACCCAGGTGTCTTTTCTCCTCCGGGGTCAGAGCGCTCGCATTCATCGCAAGGAGCAGCTTTTCCTGTATGGGACGACACTCCTTCATCTCAACGCAACTCCTTTAAACTCAGGCGCAATTTCTCAATTGCCTTCTGGTAGTTGGTCTTGACAGTCGATTCGCTCTTTTTCAGAATCCTGGCTATCTCCACGAAAGAGAGTTCCTGATAATATCTAAGGTTGAAAATCAGCTTCTGCTTGGCGGGTAGTTCATCAACTCTCTTCAGGAGCGCGGCGCTGACTTCGGTATTCTCGATACTACTCTCCATCTCCACGGTCGGCTCGGAGCCCTGCAATCGCGCCAGCGGTAAAAAGGAAAGAATCTTGCGCCGTTTGAGATAGTTGAGAGTCTTGTTTGACGCCACCCGGTAAAGCCATGAAGAGAAATTAGCCTCCTGGCGGAAACGGCTCAGTTCTTTATATGCCGTGAAGAAAGTATCCTGCATCAAATCGAGTGCCGTTTCGCGGTCACCGGTCATCCTGTATATAAGGGCAAACATATTATCTCTATTATTCCTGACTAACTCGTCAAACGCCTTCCGGTCGCCGGCTTTCGCCTTTGAAACCAATTCCCTGTCATCTAATCCCATCAGTTCTGTTTCTTTTAATAGTTAGACAGTCAATATCTAAAAAAGACTAACAAAAAAGGCAAACTATTCCAAGTTTGCCTTTAAGATTTTGATATGCAACGGCTTAGTATGGACTAATCGCGACGACTCTTCATTAAGACTTTAGAAAACATCTGCATATTTTCAAGCACTTTGCCAGTCCCACGAACGACACATGTAAGGGGGTCCTCGGCAACATTGACAGGAAGATTAGTCTCCTGGCGAAGTCTCTTATCCAAGCCTCGCAGAAGGGCGCCGCCGCCGGTCAGAATGATTCCACGCTCAAGAATATCGGAGGCCAGCTCCGGGGGGGTCCGCTCCAGCGACTGGCGAACCGCTTCCACTATTCGCTCTATAGGCTCCACCAGGGCTTCCCGCACCTGCACCGATGAGAGTTTGAGATTCTTGGGCACTCCGGCGACCAGGTCGCGCCCCTTGATTTCCATCGAGAGTTCTTTCTCCAGCGGAAAAGCGGAGCCGATTTTGATTTTGATCTCCTCAGCGGTCAGCTCACCAATAAGCAGATTGTAATTTTTCTTTAGATACATGACGATAGAGTCATTCATCTCATCCCCGGCAATCCGGACTGAGATATTATTGACAATACCGTTCAAAGCGATGACGGCGATTTCAGAAGTGCCACCGCCGATATCGATTATCATGATGCCGGAGGGCTGGTCTACTGGAAGTCCTACCCCGATCGCGGCTGCCATCGGTTCCTGCAGCAGGAATACTTCCCGGGCGCCGGCATTTTCCGCCGAATCACGGACCGCCCGCTTCTCCACTTCGGTTATACCGGACGGGACCGAAATCACTATGCGGGGTTTCATCAGGTAACGATGTTTCACCACGCGGCGGATGAAATCGGAAAGCAATTTTTCGGAAATTTCAAAGTCGGCAATGACGCCGTCTTTCAGCGGACGGATAGCGGCAATCTCACCGGGAGTTCGTCCCAGCATCTCTTTTGCCGCCGAGCCAACGGCAAGGACTTTGCCGCTGGTTTTTTCAACAGCAACCACCGACGGTTCATTGAGAACGATTCCCTGCCCCCGCACAAAAACCAGCGTATTGGCGGTTCCTAAGTCGATCCCGATGTCATTTGAAAAGAGGTCAAAAAAACCCAACGTTGATCCTTTTCCGTAAGGGGTGGCGGCGCTTTCTTTGTTTTTTAACTCGAACTGGGGCATAGTTTAACTCACCAACAAGGAAAAATCAATAAAAAAAAGGGACTGCATAAAGATATTAGGCTGCTTAATGTTAAGTTCTTCATCTCGCATATCATTATCGATATATGACAATATCGGCAATTTTTATAAAAATTGAATTGCGTCCGAAATTTATTCTCGGTCGTACCGTCTGACGGGGAATCTCCTTGACTATTTCGATGCAAGTCCTATATATCACCCATGCGATATAGAGATTTCTTACAATAAGAATGGAGTTATTGGATAATGATCACTAAACAACAGGCCCTGGATTACCATTCCAAAGGTAAACCGGGAAAAGTAGAAATCAACCCGACCAAGCCCTGCACCACGCAGCTCGACCTGTCACTGGCATATACGCCGGGAGTAGCGCAGCCCTGCTTGGAAATCCACAAGAATCCGGCGGATGTTTATAAGTATACCGCCAAAGGAAACCTTGTGGCGGTTGTATCCAATGGCACCGCTGTTCTGGGACTGGGGAATATCGGAGCCGCCGCCGGAAAGCCGGTGATGGAAGGTAAGGGAGTGCTCTTCAAGAGATTCGCCGATATCGATGTCTTTGATATCGAGTTGAGTACGGAAGATGCGGATGAAATAATCAAGTGTTGCCAGCTGCTGGAGCCGACTTTTGGCGGCATTAATCTGGAAGATATCAAAGCGCCGGAATGTTTCTATATTGAGGAAACACTCAAAGCGACCATGAAGATTCCGGTTTTTCACGACGACCAGCACGGGACAGCGATCATTTCCGGCGCGGCGCTACTCAACGCACTGGAGATTGTGAAGAAGGATATTGACAAAATAAGAGTAGTTTTCTCAGGCGCCGGCGCCGCCGGCATTGCCTGCGCCAAATTGTACTGCACTCTTGGAGTCAATCCCGCCAATATGCTGATGGTCGATTCCAAGGGCGTTATGTATGAAGGGCGCGGCGACAAGTACAACAAATACAAACAGGAATTTGTCAGAAAGACCGATGCCCATACTCTCGCCGACGCCATGAAAGACGCCGATGTTTTTGTCGGGGTATCTATCGCCAATACCGTCACGCAGGATATGGTTCGTTCTATGGGGCGTGACCCGATAATCTTTGCGATGGCAAATCCGGACCCGGAGATAACTTACCCGGAGGCGGTGGCGGCCCGCAAAGATATTATCATGGCGACCGGTCGTTCCGATTATCCCAACCAGGTCAACAACGTATTGGGCTTTCCTTTTATTTTCCGCGGAGCGCTTGATGTTCATGCCACAGCGATAAATGAAGAGATGAAAATCGCCGCCGTCAGAGCGCTGGCAGCGCTGGCGAAAGAGGATGTGCCCGACGAAGTAGCGCGGGCATACGGCGTGGATAGATTCAAATTCGGCCGCGACTATATAATTCCCAAACCTTTTGACCAGAGAGTACTGACGTGGGAAGCCTCGGCCGTGGCGCAAGCCGCCATGAAAAGCGGGGTTGCCCAGAGAATGGTCGATATCGAGGAATATAAACGTCAGTTGAGTCATCGTATCGGCAAGGGCCGGGTCATTATGGATGTCGTGACCAGCAAGGCAAAACGGGACCCTAAGAAAATTGTCTTCCCGGAAGGTCATTCCTCACGAATTCTCAGAGCCTGTCAGATGATTAGTTCGGAAAAGATCGCCAAGCCGATTGTGCTGGGAAATCCGGAATCTATCAAGGCGATGGCGAAGGAACTGGAAATCAATCTGAATGATATTGAGATTGTTGACCCGGCGACATCATCGAGACGGGAAGCGTACGGAAAGCGCTTCTATGAGAAGCGGCAGCGTCGCGGCATTACTCTCGACAGCGCCGTCCGGACGATGACCGACCCGACCTATTTCGGCATCATGATGCTGGAAATGGGGGATTGTGACGCCGTTCTTTCCGGGGTAACATCGGATTATCCTACCACGATGCGCCCGGCGCTTCAGATTATAGGGCTTCGTGAAGGGCTGACCCGGGTCTCGGGACTCTTTGCCATGCTTCAGAAAGATAAAGTCTATATGCTTGCCGATACCACGGTAAACATAGACCCGACGGCGGAAGAGCTGGCGGAGATTGCGATAAGTTCCGCCAATGTGGCGCGGGCATTTAATATCGAACCGCGCATCGCGATGCTCTCTTTCTCCAACTTCGGCTCAGCCCGGTATCCTGAATCGGAGAAAGTGGCGAAGGCGACTGCCCTGGTGAAAACAAAACGACCCGACCTGATAGTTGATGGAGAAATGCAAGCCGATACGGCGCTGATGCCGGACCTGATTGAAAAGTACTTCCCCTTCTCCAAACTGCAGACCGAGGCGAATGTCTTTGTTTTCCCGGACCTCAATTCCGGCAATATCGCCTACAAACTGCTCCAATGCCTGGGCGGATTGATTCCGGTCGGCCCGATTCTGATGGGACTTTCCAAGGCGGTGCATGTACTGCATCGGACGCTGGATGTCAACCAGATTGTCGATATGGCGGCGATTGCGGTTGTTGATGCTCAGGAAGGGGTCAATCGCGTCAAGAAGTAGCCGATAGAAACCAGATTGATTGCGAGAAGCCGAAGCCTCCGCTTCGGCTTTTCCTTTGATAACAATCTTGTCTTACCACTGCATTCTGTATATCCGCTGACCCCCGCCCGGTTTGGAGGCAAATATTCGGAAGAGGAGCCAGCCGAAGGCAAATCCCCCCACATGAGCCAGCCAGGCGACCCCACCGCCTGCTCCCGACGACATAGCCGACATTAGAATCTGATAGAAAAACCAGAAACCGAGCACGACGGCGGCAGGGATTTTAACCACGCGAATAAAATATAAAAGAAATATCAAGGTATGAATTCTGGCACGGGGATAAAGCACCAGATAAGCGCCAAGAAGTCCGGCAATGGCTCCGGATGCCCCCACCAGGGGTATCTGAGAGTTCGGAGAAAAGAGAATGAAAAGACCGTCAGCGGCAAAACCGGCCGCAATATAAAAGAGCAGAAAGCGAAAATGCCCCAGATGGTCTTCGATATTATTCCCGAAGACCCAGAGAAAGAGCATATTCCCGGCAAGATGCATTATGCCACCGTGCAGGAACATACTGGTCAAGAGTGTCAGGAATATCGGAGATGGCAGCCGGGGGGTTAGTTCTGTCATGTGAGTGATTTCATATGGAATCAGTCCGTATTGCACAACAAATGCCTGAAATCCTTCTATTCCCCGGGTCATCGAGAGAATATAAACCAGAGTATTGACCACAATAATGGCAACGGTCAGAACCGGCTTGCGTTGAGTAGGATTGTCATCTTTCAGCGGAAAGAACATTAAGCCATCCTTTTGCTCTCATTTGGTATAAAAGGACGATTTTACCGTCCGGCTGTTTCCTGCCATATCGGTCGCCCGGATTTCCAGAGTATGCCTTCCTGGCGACAACGGTCGCGCCGGCTCCGCTTTCACCAGCAACAATTCCGGGTCATATTCCGGAATAACCCACTCGCCGTCGATAAGAATGGTCAGCTGCTGGTCGCTTCCGATTCCGGAAAGATTATCGCTCAAAGCAAATCTCACTTTAGGCCGAGCCCCAGGCACCGTCTTGCCGTCTCCCGGAGTTATCTGGGAAATCCGGGGCGCTTCATCATCTTTAAGCAACGTGAAGGCTCCTAAAGCGCTGGAACTGGCGCTGAACCACCCCCCAACTGATTTGGGGGTTATCCAGGACCAGCCGTTATCTTTGTTCAGTTTTCCGATGCCGATTTTCTCAGGGGGCAATGAGTCAGTATAATGAATTGATACAACGACTGCTTCTGCCAGAGGGACAATTGCCGGTTCCACAGCATAGACTGGACTCAAAATATCGCGCTTCTCCGGAAACCAGCCGGATTTCTCAAATCCTGTCGCAAAAAGTGGTTGATAAAAATTCGACCTCTTAGATACGATTCTGAATCCCTCAACCGGCTCCAGAATCTTCTCGCGGTCGCTGAAACCGAGGAGATGAATATCGACCGCGACACTGTCCAGGAGAATATCGCCCGAATAAAGTTTGAAGGCTGTGATTTTGCTCGCCACGGTATGGTTGCGATAGAACCCGGCAAAACGATTGTTTGCGGTAGGAGTCATCATCATATTTTCGATATAGCCGTCATCGTAAACGATGTTTATTGATGGAGTCGGTGGGGCTATATCGCGCGAAGCGGCTCGAAAAAGTATGCCTCCATCGGTCAGGGAATGGCTCCAGTCATATCGCTGGCTGACTTTGAGATTTAAAGGCAGAGATTGGTCATCTTTACGCCAGGCGGAGCTTCCCACCACTTCGATTTTCAGGGCTTTCCAGCGCGATGATTCCGGCGGTAGAATGACCCGATAGTCGGAGCGACCCCTTTTCTCAATATGGTTTGCGCGAACTCTTTTCCAGGCGGAGCCGGAGGCAAGGCTATATACCTGGATTCGGTCGATATCGAGGAACTGAACATTAGGCTGCGCCACCAGATAGAAGATAGTATCATTGACCCACTCCGGTCGGAAGAGAGGTCCCTGGGGATGAAAAGTAAACTTAAACAGCAGTTCCGACTTATTGCCGGCGGCGTCATAAATCTCGATTCGTCCGTTATGCAATCCGAAGGAGTTCTCATTGACGAAAGTAAAAACGCCGCCCTCTTTATAAAGTGACTGGCTGCCGCTAAAATCCTTACCGGGGGGATTATAAAGAAGATGCTGATAATCTTTGTCAGAAACAGCCGCTTCATAATCAAACAGGAGGTCAACCATTTTTGTCTCGGCGTAATCATACCGGTCAAAACTGTTCTCGTAAGTGATATAATCGTCAATCAGCAGACGAACACGATATATATTCAGCCGCGGTCCCTGCGGGCGAATACGGTCAAACGTTTTGATTTTCAAGCCAAAGGGTCCCGAAAGCGCTATGGTGGAATCTACGACATATTTTTTCAGTTCTCTGTCATAAGACAGATTAACGGTCATAGAGCGTCCGCCGCTGGGAAAGACCGAAACATCGTCAACATAATTGAATCCAAGCGCCTCGACCACGGGTGGAGACTTGTCCTCTACCGGAAAGCCATTGGTCAATGGATTGAGAGGTAGATTTGTCGGCGTGCGCTTTTCGAAATGAAGATGGGGCGGTCCCGCGCCGGTCTGACCGGAATATGCCAGAAGTTCTCCCCGCTTTACCACAAGGGAGTCGTCGCCAAAATATTGGTCGATAGAATATCGTTTTTGACGGTACTGCTCATTTCTTATAACCTTTTCGAAGCGGTCCGCCAATCGCGATAAATGCCCAAAGACGTATATATACCCGGAGCTGTCTTTCAGATATATTGATTTGCCGTAGCCATAATAAGAATAGCGGATTCTCCAGATATAGCCGTCAACCGGCGCAAAGACCTCGCGCCCTTCGGCGCCGCCGGTTCGGATATCGATGCCGCCGTGAAAATGGCCCGCTCGAAAATCGCAGAATGACGAAGACAGGTCAACCGCCCCCCGGACAGGCCAGGACACATCTTGTCCGCGGGCTATATTCGCCCCGGTCAGGAGAAGCGCTAATATTCCAAATGTCGTGACCGATAAGTTACGCATAAGTAGTTTTTTAACATATTATCGGCGTTGGAGTTCAAAGTCAAAACATTTCGCCGTCAATTATGTATAAACTTATGCAATACCGTCTTGCCAAATGCAGAAATTGGCTTATATTTAAGGCTCATTTTGACAAAAGATAAGGAGAAATATAGATGTTTGCTTTCTTGAGAAAACTCATCGTCCCTATTATGGCGACGGTGCT
This portion of the Candidatus Zixiibacteriota bacterium genome encodes:
- a CDS encoding NADP-dependent malic enzyme; this translates as MITKQQALDYHSKGKPGKVEINPTKPCTTQLDLSLAYTPGVAQPCLEIHKNPADVYKYTAKGNLVAVVSNGTAVLGLGNIGAAAGKPVMEGKGVLFKRFADIDVFDIELSTEDADEIIKCCQLLEPTFGGINLEDIKAPECFYIEETLKATMKIPVFHDDQHGTAIISGAALLNALEIVKKDIDKIRVVFSGAGAAGIACAKLYCTLGVNPANMLMVDSKGVMYEGRGDKYNKYKQEFVRKTDAHTLADAMKDADVFVGVSIANTVTQDMVRSMGRDPIIFAMANPDPEITYPEAVAARKDIIMATGRSDYPNQVNNVLGFPFIFRGALDVHATAINEEMKIAAVRALAALAKEDVPDEVARAYGVDRFKFGRDYIIPKPFDQRVLTWEASAVAQAAMKSGVAQRMVDIEEYKRQLSHRIGKGRVIMDVVTSKAKRDPKKIVFPEGHSSRILRACQMISSEKIAKPIVLGNPESIKAMAKELEINLNDIEIVDPATSSRREAYGKRFYEKRQRRGITLDSAVRTMTDPTYFGIMMLEMGDCDAVLSGVTSDYPTTMRPALQIIGLREGLTRVSGLFAMLQKDKVYMLADTTVNIDPTAEELAEIAISSANVARAFNIEPRIAMLSFSNFGSARYPESEKVAKATALVKTKRPDLIVDGEMQADTALMPDLIEKYFPFSKLQTEANVFVFPDLNSGNIAYKLLQCLGGLIPVGPILMGLSKAVHVLHRTLDVNQIVDMAAIAVVDAQEGVNRVKK
- a CDS encoding rhomboid family intramembrane serine protease is translated as MFFPLKDDNPTQRKPVLTVAIIVVNTLVYILSMTRGIEGFQAFVVQYGLIPYEITHMTELTPRLPSPIFLTLLTSMFLHGGIMHLAGNMLFLWVFGNNIEDHLGHFRFLLFYIAAGFAADGLFILFSPNSQIPLVGASGAIAGLLGAYLVLYPRARIHTLIFLLYFIRVVKIPAAVVLGFWFFYQILMSAMSSGAGGGVAWLAHVGGFAFGWLLFRIFASKPGGGQRIYRMQW
- a CDS encoding sigma-70 family RNA polymerase sigma factor; the encoded protein is MGLDDRELVSKAKAGDRKAFDELVRNNRDNMFALIYRMTGDRETALDLMQDTFFTAYKELSRFRQEANFSSWLYRVASNKTLNYLKRRKILSFLPLARLQGSEPTVEMESSIENTEVSAALLKRVDELPAKQKLIFNLRYYQELSFVEIARILKKSESTVKTNYQKAIEKLRLSLKELR
- a CDS encoding rod shape-determining protein — its product is MGFFDLFSNDIGIDLGTANTLVFVRGQGIVLNEPSVVAVEKTSGKVLAVGSAAKEMLGRTPGEIAAIRPLKDGVIADFEISEKLLSDFIRRVVKHRYLMKPRIVISVPSGITEVEKRAVRDSAENAGAREVFLLQEPMAAAIGVGLPVDQPSGIMIIDIGGGTSEIAVIALNGIVNNISVRIAGDEMNDSIVMYLKKNYNLLIGELTAEEIKIKIGSAFPLEKELSMEIKGRDLVAGVPKNLKLSSVQVREALVEPIERIVEAVRQSLERTPPELASDILERGIILTGGGALLRGLDKRLRQETNLPVNVAEDPLTCVVRGTGKVLENMQMFSKVLMKSRRD